In the genome of Triticum urartu cultivar G1812 chromosome 5, Tu2.1, whole genome shotgun sequence, one region contains:
- the LOC125556490 gene encoding dehydration-responsive element-binding protein 1H-like — MDMGLEVSSSSPSSSSASSSPEHAAGRASLAKRPAGRTKFRETRHPVYRGVRRRGNAERWVCEVRVPGKRGARLWLGTYATAEIAARANDAAMLALGGRSAACLNFADSAWLLAVPPALADLGDVRRAAVEAVADFQRREAANGSLTVTATVTEEASCGAPEESSSESDSVGSSETSEPSADGEFEVPVAVDTDMFRLDLFPELDLSSYYASLAEALLVDPPAPVTTTYAYWDNGDGGADVALWSY; from the coding sequence ATGGACATGGGCCTTGAGGTCTCGAgctcctccccgtcctcctcgtCGGCGTCGTCCTCGCCCGAGCACGCGGCGGGGCGGGCGTCGCTGGCCAAGCGCCCCGCGGGGCGCACCAAGTTCCGGGAGACGCGGCACCCGGTGTACCGCGGCGTGCGGCGCCGGGGCAACGCCGAGCGGTGGGTCTGCGAGGTGCGCGTCCCCGGCAAGCGCGGCGCGAGGCTCTGGCTCGGGACGTACGCCACGGCTGAGATCGCAGCGCGCGCGAACGACGCCGCCATGCTCGCCCTGGGCGGCCGCTCCGCCGCGTGCCTCAACTTCGCGGACTCCGCGTGGCTGCTCGCCGTGCCGCCCGCACTCGCCGACCTCGGCGACGTCCGGCGCGCGGCGGTCGAGGCCGTCGCTGATTTCCAGAGACGAGAGGCTGCCAACGGCTCCCTCACAGTCACCGCCACCGTCACCGAAGAGGCCTCCTGTGGCGCTCCTGAAGAATCGTCGTCTGAGTCTGACAGTGTCGGTTCGTCGGAGACGTCGGAACCTTCTGCCGATGGAGAGTTCGAGGTGCCGGTCGCGGTGGACACCGATATGTTCAGGCTTGACTTGTTCCCGGAACTGGACCTGAGCTCGTACTACGCGAGCCTCGCGGAGGCGCTGCTCGTGGACCCGCCGGCACCGGTGACCACCACCTACGCGTACTGGGACAACGGCGACGGCGGAGCTGATGTCGCGCTCTGGAGCTACTAG